A genomic window from Luteolibacter sp. LG18 includes:
- a CDS encoding PQQ-dependent sugar dehydrogenase, with translation MLSPRILALVAGVTAHVMGGQLPSGSPYIESSGIAQGQAEDYHALRPSISGGTWAEANSGLASPAGGAFLRVAEARKAAATWQAGAAVDYKIRIATPGVYRLWLRWSGTNTSSDALYAGIVELADGSGGRPDYYEDSGHTASSFANPGWDGHGQAEAAVTNAAQNPMLFTLGAGDITLRVVCREDGVALDEWRLQLAVLPPPGGNGLAGNLAVIGLEDFSYPDGALAGKNGGQFFDVDVSAANEPFIGHDGTRSAWLKATGAPAIQAGRLVTNNGSIRRPFNGPSTGKGSEEEAGTIASGSAANVFYFRVRMNRSTKATWSGVSACALGTEKILFGVPKSMQATNTLGIEETGAGSSTGIVTVPDATDHDLVGKYDASSRLATLWLDPDFSQPEQANIPVVVRTIGASLSITSLKIGSGGQATWDNLRVTTVWNALSDGEPEARGDLLAMHRGQKVKLDVLANDLGAFNAQGVTILSRPSAGAATVQEDGTVLYVHNGGPAGPDAFTYRAPSLVPGVFSDAQVTLDITETLRVASPTITIPTEPPSAAYAVVPAFTGVSFYHPVSLMRVPGDARRLFVAERGGRIWLIPDVTATSPARQLYLDVAAALNGRANEQFDEGILETGVKSIALHPDFLRNGRIFVTYCPLVGGVKQVRMSSFQSTAGNLWAGDPASEKVFLTQNNDGHNDHNIDCLAFGPDGYLYLSCGDQGPQYDGSNNSQLIDKNLWSGIFRFDVDRKPGSVEPNAHPSVAIDPATGKARYAIPPDNPFIGATSFNGKAVNPASVRTEFYALGFRNPWRMSFDSVTGELWMGDVGQDTIEEVNRIVKGGNYQWGFKEGLLDGPKTAPAGGGGIPPVYYYYHGSGTFQGNSITGGYFLHGGRYPQLEGRYIFADYVSGHIWTLKQNAGAAPTVERIAGKSGLACFEADPSNGDVLMLSFDDGQIHRLKQTPDATTFPDRLSKTGLFAELTGLSPNPGILPYEVNLTFWSDHARKRRWFSLPDGVTSAGFQAEGPWTFPTGAVWVKHFDMDLVRGDPSTAKRLETRVLVKTAAGAYGVSYQWNDAGTEAFLVPDGGASIPLQINDGGVIRAQTWSIPSRGQCVTCHSPVAGNVLSFNTRQLNHSGEIAGLQGNFLTLLDAGGFIDPISPGTYPRHYAPAESAYSLELRARSWLAVNCSYCHQPGGSGAGLFDLRAATDLFQTGILDGIVSGVASDPADRLIVRGDPVHSVILSRMGGTNGYGRMPPLATSVVDQAGLDVVRDWILQELPTRQSFAEWSGGEEEGLVTRSVSSGSDEHRFAFLTHGDPRNPAVRWNASLAAHGAGLRLSWPNLPDRSIRAWVSSDLKHWEPWDVPGNDGIPRAGTGPRVFEVSAADGARFFRCTIEE, from the coding sequence CCCGGCGTCTACCGGCTGTGGCTGCGGTGGTCCGGCACGAACACCAGCTCGGACGCGCTCTACGCCGGCATCGTGGAGCTGGCGGACGGCAGCGGCGGCAGGCCGGACTACTATGAAGATAGTGGCCACACGGCCTCCAGCTTCGCCAATCCCGGCTGGGATGGCCACGGCCAGGCGGAGGCGGCGGTGACGAACGCGGCGCAGAACCCGATGCTCTTCACGCTCGGGGCAGGGGACATCACCTTGCGGGTGGTGTGCCGGGAGGACGGCGTGGCGCTGGATGAATGGCGGCTCCAGCTCGCGGTGCTGCCGCCGCCTGGCGGCAACGGGCTGGCGGGAAACCTCGCGGTCATCGGGCTGGAGGATTTCAGTTATCCGGACGGCGCGCTCGCCGGGAAGAACGGCGGCCAGTTCTTCGATGTCGACGTCTCCGCGGCCAATGAACCCTTCATCGGCCACGATGGCACGCGGTCCGCCTGGCTCAAGGCCACCGGTGCGCCGGCCATCCAGGCGGGGCGGCTGGTGACGAACAACGGCAGCATCCGGCGGCCGTTCAACGGCCCGTCCACCGGCAAGGGCAGCGAGGAGGAGGCCGGGACCATCGCGTCCGGAAGCGCGGCGAATGTCTTCTATTTCCGCGTGCGGATGAACCGGTCCACGAAAGCGACGTGGAGCGGCGTCAGCGCCTGCGCGCTGGGCACGGAGAAGATCCTCTTCGGCGTGCCGAAGTCGATGCAGGCCACCAACACCCTCGGCATCGAGGAAACCGGGGCGGGCAGCAGCACCGGCATCGTGACCGTTCCGGACGCAACCGACCACGATCTGGTGGGAAAATACGATGCTTCCAGTAGGCTGGCGACGTTGTGGCTGGACCCCGACTTCTCCCAGCCGGAGCAGGCGAACATCCCCGTGGTCGTCCGCACCATCGGGGCGTCCCTTTCCATCACCTCCCTGAAGATCGGCTCCGGCGGCCAGGCGACTTGGGACAACCTGCGGGTCACCACGGTGTGGAACGCGCTTTCGGACGGCGAGCCCGAGGCCCGCGGCGACCTTCTCGCGATGCACCGCGGCCAGAAGGTGAAGCTCGATGTGCTGGCGAACGACCTCGGGGCTTTCAATGCCCAGGGCGTGACGATCCTTTCTCGACCCTCCGCCGGGGCCGCCACGGTGCAGGAGGATGGTACGGTGCTCTACGTCCACAATGGCGGACCGGCGGGTCCAGATGCCTTCACCTACCGCGCGCCATCGCTGGTGCCGGGTGTGTTTTCGGACGCGCAGGTCACGCTGGACATCACCGAGACCCTGCGGGTGGCCAGCCCCACGATCACCATTCCCACGGAGCCGCCAAGCGCCGCCTACGCGGTGGTGCCTGCCTTCACGGGGGTGTCGTTTTACCATCCGGTGTCGCTCATGCGCGTGCCGGGGGATGCCCGACGGTTGTTCGTGGCGGAGCGGGGCGGCCGCATCTGGCTGATCCCGGACGTGACCGCCACTTCTCCCGCGCGCCAGCTCTATCTCGACGTGGCCGCGGCGCTGAACGGTCGCGCGAACGAGCAGTTCGACGAAGGCATCCTCGAAACCGGGGTGAAGAGCATCGCCCTTCATCCGGACTTCCTTCGAAACGGCCGGATTTTCGTCACCTACTGCCCGCTGGTCGGCGGAGTGAAACAGGTGCGGATGTCGTCGTTCCAATCCACCGCGGGCAACCTGTGGGCCGGCGATCCGGCTTCGGAAAAGGTTTTCCTGACCCAGAACAACGACGGCCACAACGACCACAACATCGACTGCCTCGCCTTCGGTCCGGACGGCTACCTGTATCTTTCCTGCGGCGACCAGGGACCGCAGTATGACGGCAGCAACAACAGCCAGCTCATCGACAAGAATCTCTGGTCCGGCATTTTCCGCTTCGACGTGGACCGGAAACCCGGCTCGGTCGAGCCGAACGCGCATCCCTCCGTCGCCATCGATCCCGCCACCGGCAAGGCGCGCTACGCCATTCCCCCGGACAATCCCTTCATCGGCGCCACCTCGTTCAATGGCAAGGCGGTCAACCCGGCTTCGGTCCGCACCGAGTTCTACGCCCTGGGGTTTCGCAATCCCTGGCGGATGAGCTTCGACAGTGTCACCGGCGAGCTGTGGATGGGGGATGTCGGCCAAGACACCATTGAGGAGGTGAATCGGATCGTGAAGGGCGGCAACTACCAGTGGGGTTTCAAGGAAGGCCTGCTCGATGGGCCGAAGACCGCGCCTGCGGGGGGCGGTGGGATCCCTCCCGTTTACTACTATTACCATGGTAGCGGCACCTTCCAGGGGAACTCGATCACCGGCGGCTACTTCCTCCATGGCGGCCGCTACCCGCAGCTCGAGGGCCGCTACATCTTCGCGGACTACGTGTCCGGCCACATCTGGACCCTGAAACAGAACGCCGGGGCCGCGCCCACCGTCGAGCGCATCGCGGGCAAGAGCGGGCTCGCGTGCTTCGAGGCGGATCCCTCGAACGGCGACGTGCTGATGCTGAGTTTCGACGACGGGCAGATCCACCGCCTGAAGCAGACGCCGGACGCCACCACGTTTCCCGACCGCCTGAGCAAGACCGGCCTCTTCGCCGAGCTCACCGGGCTTTCGCCCAATCCCGGCATCCTGCCGTATGAGGTGAACCTCACGTTCTGGTCAGACCACGCGCGGAAGCGCCGCTGGTTCTCGCTGCCGGATGGCGTCACATCCGCGGGTTTCCAGGCCGAGGGGCCATGGACGTTCCCGACCGGAGCCGTGTGGGTGAAGCACTTCGACATGGACCTCGTCCGCGGCGATCCCTCCACCGCCAAGCGCTTGGAGACCCGCGTGTTGGTGAAGACCGCGGCCGGGGCCTACGGCGTCTCCTACCAATGGAATGACGCCGGCACGGAGGCTTTCCTCGTGCCGGATGGCGGGGCTTCCATTCCGCTCCAGATCAACGATGGCGGGGTGATCCGCGCGCAGACGTGGTCGATTCCCAGCCGTGGCCAATGCGTCACCTGCCATTCCCCGGTGGCCGGGAACGTGCTGTCGTTCAATACCCGTCAGCTCAACCACTCGGGCGAGATCGCGGGGCTCCAAGGGAACTTCCTCACCCTCCTGGACGCCGGCGGCTTCATCGATCCGATATCGCCGGGCACCTATCCCCGGCACTATGCGCCAGCGGAATCGGCCTACTCGCTGGAACTCCGCGCCCGCTCGTGGCTGGCGGTGAACTGCTCCTATTGCCACCAGCCGGGCGGCAGCGGCGCGGGCTTGTTCGATCTCAGGGCGGCCACCGATCTTTTCCAGACCGGCATCCTCGATGGCATCGTGAGCGGCGTGGCCTCCGATCCGGCGGACCGCCTGATCGTGCGTGGCGACCCCGTGCATTCGGTGATCCTTTCCCGGATGGGCGGGACGAATGGCTACGGCCGCATGCCGCCGCTCGCCACCTCGGTGGTCGATCAGGCCGGTCTGGATGTGGTCCGCGATTGGATCCTCCAGGAGCTGCCCACGCGCCAGTCGTTCGCGGAGTGGAGCGGTGGCGAAGAGGAGGGGCTCGTGACCCGATCCGTTTCGTCCGGCAGCGACGAGCACCGGTTCGCGTTCCTCACCCACGGCGATCCACGAAACCCGGCCGTGCGTTGGAATGCTTCGCTTGCCGCGCACGGTGCGGGCCTGCGGCTCAGTTGGCCGAACCTGCCGGATCGGTCGATCCGGGCGTGGGTCTCAAGCGACCTGAAACACTGGGAGCCGTGGGACGTTCCGGGCAACGATGGCATCCCCAGGGCTGGCACCGGACCCAGGGTGTTCGAGGTGTCGGCTGCCGATGGTGCGCGTTTCTTCCGCTGCACCATCGAGGAATGA
- a CDS encoding sugar phosphate isomerase/epimerase codes for MQPTFGASTWLWTSPFDSKQTDLIESIAALGFGAVELPIEDPSIVDPKALAPVIKATGLKVHVCGAFGPGRDLTDPDAAVRKSTRGYLSSLMDIAEGLGAEFVAGPMYSRVGKARQLPVEERQREWDLAASELLIVAKEAGDRGLALAIEPINRFETDLVNNTADAVRLVRDINHPAAKVMIDSFHMTIEEADLGAAIRLAGEDLIHVQVSENHRGVTGTGLTHWTSFRDALREIRYTGSVVIESFTPDNRDLAGAVCIWKRFTADQNEFASRGLSFLQTLFAHP; via the coding sequence ATGCAACCGACTTTTGGCGCCAGCACTTGGCTTTGGACTTCGCCCTTCGACTCCAAGCAAACCGATCTCATCGAATCGATCGCGGCCCTTGGCTTCGGCGCGGTGGAGCTACCGATCGAAGATCCCTCAATCGTCGATCCGAAGGCGCTTGCGCCGGTGATCAAGGCCACCGGCCTGAAGGTCCACGTCTGCGGTGCCTTCGGCCCCGGCCGTGACCTCACCGATCCGGACGCGGCGGTGCGGAAGTCGACCCGCGGCTACCTTTCCTCCCTCATGGACATCGCCGAGGGCCTCGGCGCGGAATTCGTGGCCGGGCCGATGTATTCCCGCGTCGGCAAGGCCCGCCAGCTCCCGGTCGAGGAGCGCCAGCGCGAGTGGGACCTCGCCGCCTCCGAACTCCTGATCGTGGCGAAGGAAGCGGGCGATCGCGGCTTGGCCCTGGCGATCGAGCCGATCAACCGCTTCGAAACCGACCTCGTCAACAACACCGCCGATGCCGTCCGCCTGGTGCGTGACATCAACCATCCGGCCGCGAAGGTGATGATCGACAGCTTCCACATGACCATCGAGGAGGCCGACCTCGGCGCCGCGATCCGCCTCGCGGGCGAGGATCTCATCCACGTCCAGGTCAGCGAGAACCACCGCGGCGTGACCGGCACCGGCCTCACCCACTGGACATCGTTCCGCGACGCCTTGCGCGAAATCCGCTATACTGGTTCAGTTGTCATCGAATCCTTTACCCCCGACAACCGCGACCTCGCCGGCGCGGTGTGCATCTGGAAGCGCTTCACCGCGGACCAGAACGAGTTCGCGTCCCGCGGCCTGTCCTTCCTCCAAACGCTCTTTGCTCATCCGTAA
- a CDS encoding Gfo/Idh/MocA family oxidoreductase: MSGINIAIVGLGFGAEFIPIYQRHKDANMYAICQRTQSKLDEVGDKFGIEHRYTSYEELLEDPNVHAVHINSPIPDHAAQTIKALKAGKHVACTVPMATSVEDCRTIVELVKETGLKYMMMETVVYAREFLFMKELYDKGELGKVQFIKASHQQDMDGWPGYWPGLPPMHYATHCVGPVLGLTRGEAEYVSCFGSGTIREEMHSCYGSPFAVETCHIKFKDSDLSAQVYRSLFDVARQYRESIEVYGSKKSVEWPLIEHEPLVMHTAKLPEPEIPSRVETPDFAHYLPEEIQLFTKGGVYGGDTGEDHLSFTQGAGHGGSHPHLVHQFVNMLKTAKDAYPNAIESANITCTGILAHESALKGGELIRLPEWSFRPASKESRPVRDLQTVS, encoded by the coding sequence ATGTCCGGAATCAACATTGCCATCGTGGGCCTCGGCTTCGGCGCCGAGTTCATCCCGATCTATCAGCGCCACAAGGACGCGAACATGTATGCCATCTGTCAGCGGACACAGTCCAAGCTGGACGAGGTGGGGGACAAGTTCGGCATCGAACACCGCTACACCAGCTACGAAGAACTGCTCGAGGACCCGAACGTCCACGCGGTCCACATCAATTCCCCGATCCCCGACCACGCCGCCCAGACGATCAAGGCGCTGAAGGCCGGAAAGCACGTCGCGTGCACCGTGCCGATGGCGACCAGCGTCGAGGACTGCCGCACCATCGTCGAGCTGGTGAAGGAAACCGGCCTCAAGTACATGATGATGGAAACCGTGGTCTACGCCCGCGAGTTCCTGTTCATGAAGGAGCTCTACGACAAGGGCGAGCTGGGCAAGGTCCAGTTCATCAAGGCCTCCCACCAGCAGGACATGGACGGCTGGCCGGGCTACTGGCCGGGTCTCCCGCCGATGCACTACGCCACCCACTGCGTGGGCCCGGTGCTCGGCCTGACCCGCGGTGAGGCGGAGTACGTCTCCTGCTTCGGCTCCGGCACCATCCGTGAGGAGATGCACTCCTGCTACGGCTCGCCGTTCGCCGTGGAGACCTGCCACATCAAGTTCAAGGACAGCGATCTTTCCGCCCAGGTCTACCGCTCGCTCTTCGACGTCGCCCGCCAGTACCGCGAGTCCATCGAGGTCTACGGCTCAAAGAAGTCGGTCGAATGGCCGCTCATCGAACACGAGCCGCTGGTGATGCACACCGCCAAGCTGCCGGAGCCGGAGATCCCGTCCCGCGTCGAGACCCCGGACTTCGCCCACTACCTGCCGGAGGAAATCCAGCTCTTCACGAAGGGCGGCGTCTACGGTGGCGACACCGGCGAGGATCACCTCTCCTTCACCCAGGGCGCCGGCCACGGTGGTTCCCACCCGCACCTCGTCCACCAGTTCGTGAACATGCTGAAGACCGCGAAGGATGCCTATCCGAACGCCATCGAAAGCGCGAACATCACCTGCACCGGCATCCTCGCGCACGAGTCCGCCCTCAAGGGCGGCGAGCTCATCCGCCTGCCGGAGTGGTCCTTCCGCCCGGCCTCCAAGGAGTCCCGCCCGGTCCGCGACCTGCAAACCGTTTCCTGA
- a CDS encoding dienelactone hydrolase family protein, giving the protein MKPEFLTERRAATAKRVNPQQGNTPFPFAIAASTPSRHLSIVNVPWPEWSACVAAAVSIAPGLRYARLRSFAGALILLAVMVTGTATWFLLPALLAVALTLRWKRPPAVAAAICLIAGSSAACWLFPEPAAPPLPGPHGVGTRTLEIPGDKDTPALMLQVWYPSDDGGPHPAFAPWLPDPALAPAFPFHRLAGAKSRAWNEAVLSTRQARYPVVFYEHAWMGHRAENVAQVEDLASRGFVVIAVDHPGQASRVRHPDGTITPGTLPSIPDLSTNEAAVDFEARADGYLASRERDLARVKQRLIADIIPEWKGHLTLDRVGVFGFSFGGTTALRLCARDPWFHAGADEDGFFLGTEAPLGAFLFLDDEMPAWLLHPPGPDETPERRLIRRSDALIRECMKEAGSQRHILNGTRHESFSDRIFLSPIPRLAKAGRRPAVELHHTIAVDLAELFGRELKPAGDSNE; this is encoded by the coding sequence ATGAAGCCTGAATTTTTGACCGAACGCCGTGCCGCTACCGCGAAACGGGTCAACCCGCAGCAAGGAAACACGCCCTTCCCGTTTGCCATTGCCGCCAGCACGCCCTCCCGGCATCTTTCGATCGTGAACGTTCCTTGGCCCGAATGGTCCGCCTGCGTGGCTGCCGCGGTCTCCATTGCTCCGGGGTTGCGATACGCGCGCCTCCGGTCGTTCGCCGGAGCCTTGATCCTGCTGGCGGTGATGGTCACCGGCACGGCCACTTGGTTCCTGCTTCCCGCGCTGCTCGCCGTGGCGCTCACGCTACGATGGAAACGCCCACCCGCCGTGGCAGCGGCTATTTGCCTGATCGCCGGGAGCTCGGCCGCGTGCTGGTTGTTTCCGGAACCCGCGGCCCCTCCTTTGCCCGGCCCCCACGGAGTCGGAACACGGACACTCGAAATCCCCGGGGACAAGGATACTCCCGCCCTGATGCTGCAAGTGTGGTACCCATCGGACGACGGGGGCCCGCATCCCGCGTTCGCGCCCTGGCTCCCCGACCCGGCGCTGGCACCCGCGTTTCCCTTCCACCGGCTGGCTGGAGCGAAATCGCGCGCATGGAACGAGGCGGTCCTTTCCACCCGGCAGGCCCGCTATCCGGTGGTCTTCTACGAACACGCGTGGATGGGCCACCGCGCGGAAAACGTGGCCCAGGTGGAGGACCTGGCGAGCCGCGGTTTCGTGGTGATCGCGGTGGATCATCCGGGCCAAGCCTCCCGCGTCCGCCATCCTGATGGCACGATCACACCCGGCACCCTGCCCTCCATTCCGGATCTTTCCACGAACGAGGCGGCGGTGGATTTCGAAGCGAGGGCGGATGGTTATCTCGCCAGCCGGGAACGGGACCTCGCGCGGGTCAAACAACGGCTGATCGCGGACATCATTCCGGAATGGAAAGGCCACCTGACGCTCGATCGCGTGGGTGTGTTCGGCTTCTCCTTCGGCGGCACCACCGCGCTGCGCCTCTGCGCGCGCGATCCGTGGTTCCACGCGGGCGCGGACGAGGACGGCTTCTTCCTCGGCACGGAAGCGCCGCTCGGAGCCTTCCTGTTTCTCGATGACGAGATGCCCGCCTGGCTCCTCCACCCCCCGGGCCCGGATGAAACTCCGGAGCGACGGCTCATCCGGCGCTCCGACGCCTTGATCCGGGAATGCATGAAGGAAGCCGGCAGCCAGCGCCACATCCTCAATGGCACCCGCCACGAGTCCTTCAGCGACCGCATCTTCCTCTCACCCATCCCCCGCCTCGCCAAAGCAGGACGGCGACCGGCGGTGGAACTCCACCACACGATCGCCGTCGATCTCGCGGAACTCTTCGGCCGGGAACTCAAACCGGCCGGAGATTCCAACGAGTAA
- a CDS encoding AraC family transcriptional regulator: MDADHSRQSWLRQLPPGQFRLLFDHLPGTLFFAKDRDCRLMAGNPAFVSRCGFHSEEEIIGITDERIFPPRLAAKYHRDDERVMESGKPILGIIELFPNSDGKPEWYVTDKLPLYDLNGKVCGVCGTVRSIEAQRAAIQPYLELATVADHLKENFRDKLDVPRLASMAGLSVRQFERKFRSTFQTTPREYLIRMRVIEACELLARTNLPITDIALESGFYDHSDFARHFLRHMGQSASKYRAERRQNAANNRVPAPAPARTLGQ, encoded by the coding sequence ATGGACGCAGACCACTCGCGCCAATCGTGGCTCCGGCAATTGCCCCCGGGCCAATTCCGGCTTCTGTTCGACCATCTTCCCGGCACCCTGTTCTTCGCGAAGGATCGGGACTGCCGTCTCATGGCCGGGAATCCGGCGTTCGTCAGCCGCTGCGGCTTCCACAGCGAGGAGGAAATCATCGGCATCACCGATGAACGCATTTTCCCGCCGCGCCTCGCCGCCAAGTACCACCGCGACGACGAGCGCGTGATGGAGAGCGGCAAGCCGATCCTCGGCATCATCGAGCTGTTCCCCAACTCCGACGGGAAGCCGGAGTGGTATGTGACGGACAAGCTCCCGCTCTACGACCTCAACGGCAAGGTGTGCGGGGTCTGCGGCACGGTGCGCAGCATCGAGGCCCAGCGCGCGGCGATCCAGCCCTACCTCGAACTCGCCACCGTGGCGGACCATTTGAAGGAGAACTTCCGCGACAAGCTCGACGTGCCGCGGCTCGCCTCGATGGCCGGTCTCTCGGTACGTCAATTCGAGCGCAAGTTCCGCTCCACCTTCCAGACCACCCCGCGCGAGTATCTGATCCGCATGCGGGTGATCGAGGCCTGCGAGCTGCTGGCCCGCACCAATCTCCCGATCACCGACATCGCGCTGGAGTCCGGCTTCTACGACCACAGCGACTTCGCCCGCCACTTCCTGCGCCACATGGGGCAATCGGCCTCGAAATACCGCGCCGAGCGGCGCCAGAACGCGGCGAACAACCGCGTGCCGGCCCCGGCACCCGCGCGCACGCTGGGGCAGTGA